From the genome of Candidatus Nitrosocosmicus oleophilus, one region includes:
- a CDS encoding porphobilinogen synthase: MTFLEGIQGDLIFPIFVYEDEQAYKQSLDSGYMNNSKVFSKNLVNRFEELAQLKISNMLLFGIPKKRDRSGSEAFKKNGVIQIAIQTIRKNFDKKFNILSDVCICQYNTSGHCGVTNGSREGNSQPKYGMRIDNDKTINILGKISLSLCESGTDFIAPSSMMDGQILYLSNLLEKSGFKKVKIMSYSAKHNSCLYSPFRNYNYHSPNFIDKSSYQCNFNNPRESMREILYDIKEGSDWVMIKPSFWYMDLVRLAKDLVDVPLVVQNVSGEYALLKAGSKIDPIDQMEWTVQYLKSLRRAGADKIISYLIFDLLVDFENESTLSV; encoded by the coding sequence TTGACATTTCTTGAAGGTATACAGGGGGATCTAATTTTTCCTATATTCGTATATGAGGACGAGCAGGCTTACAAGCAAAGCTTAGATTCTGGATACATGAATAATTCAAAAGTATTTTCGAAAAATTTGGTCAATAGGTTTGAGGAGTTGGCTCAACTTAAAATATCAAACATGTTGCTATTTGGCATTCCAAAAAAAAGAGACCGCTCAGGAAGTGAAGCTTTCAAAAAGAATGGAGTTATTCAAATTGCAATTCAAACAATAAGAAAAAATTTTGACAAAAAATTTAACATTCTCTCAGACGTTTGCATATGCCAGTATAATACAAGCGGCCATTGTGGTGTTACAAATGGCTCTAGAGAAGGTAACAGCCAGCCTAAGTATGGAATGCGAATAGACAACGACAAGACCATAAATATTCTTGGAAAAATTTCATTAAGTCTTTGCGAAAGCGGAACCGATTTCATTGCTCCATCGTCAATGATGGACGGTCAAATCTTGTACCTTTCTAATTTGTTAGAGAAGAGTGGGTTTAAAAAAGTAAAGATCATGAGTTACTCTGCTAAACATAATTCTTGTCTATACTCCCCATTTCGTAATTATAATTATCATAGTCCTAACTTTATTGATAAATCAAGTTATCAATGTAACTTTAACAATCCTAGGGAATCAATGCGAGAAATTTTATATGATATAAAAGAGGGTTCGGATTGGGTAATGATTAAACCATCATTTTGGTATATGGATTTAGTGAGATTAGCTAAGGATTTAGTGGACGTTCCTCTAGTAGTTCAGAATGTCTCAGGTGAGTATGCTTTACTAAAGGCAGGCTCAAAAATAGACCCTATTGACCAAATGGAATGGACAGTTCAATATCTCAAAAGTTTAAGAAGGGCTGGTGCCGATAAAATAATTTCTTACTTAATATTTGATTTGCTTGTAGACTTTGAGAATGAATCTACATTATCAGTTTGA
- a CDS encoding alcohol dehydrogenase → MKTESSVKIIKLGDHDFDMKGAQIIKTNEPLVINEVEKPKPEGNQVLVRVAATGVCHSDLHLWEGGYAGPKGVFMKVEDRGVKFPLIPGHEISGTIEEVGNGVRNFNVGDKVLVYPWLGEGKCPACLSGEQNLCDNPRTLGIYQNGGYAQYVLIPDSKFLIRLDHLEFDSASSLACSGLTAYNAVKKAKSIPGLEDRHNIVIVGAGGLGLMAVQVAKAIFKSKITIIDVNDQKLAEARKLGADNIINTKEKQDVVKEVKDLTNGFGTDVVIDFVNNNVTSVNSFNMLRKRGKLIMVGLFGGSMELNLPMIPLRGYTLTGAYTGTFQDLTELVELASDGKVRTVLDRTFALDQVNEALHDLKNGKIIGRAIINPNQ, encoded by the coding sequence TTGAAAACAGAATCGTCAGTAAAGATAATTAAACTAGGAGACCATGACTTTGATATGAAAGGGGCTCAAATTATTAAGACAAATGAACCATTAGTAATTAACGAAGTAGAAAAACCTAAACCTGAAGGAAATCAGGTTCTAGTTAGAGTTGCAGCAACGGGTGTGTGTCATAGTGATCTTCATTTATGGGAAGGCGGTTATGCAGGACCCAAAGGCGTCTTTATGAAGGTTGAAGATAGAGGTGTTAAATTTCCTCTTATACCCGGCCATGAAATATCTGGAACAATAGAAGAGGTAGGTAACGGCGTAAGAAATTTCAACGTAGGTGATAAGGTGCTTGTATATCCGTGGCTAGGTGAAGGCAAATGTCCCGCTTGCTTGTCTGGTGAACAGAATCTATGCGATAATCCAAGAACCCTTGGGATTTATCAAAATGGAGGGTATGCACAATATGTTCTAATCCCAGATTCAAAATTTTTGATAAGACTCGACCATCTTGAATTTGATTCTGCCTCTTCATTGGCCTGTTCGGGATTGACAGCATATAACGCTGTAAAAAAGGCAAAGTCAATACCAGGTTTAGAAGATAGACATAATATCGTAATCGTAGGAGCTGGTGGATTAGGGCTTATGGCAGTACAGGTCGCTAAAGCCATATTCAAATCAAAAATAACAATAATAGATGTCAATGATCAAAAACTGGCAGAAGCAAGAAAGCTTGGTGCAGATAACATTATCAATACAAAAGAGAAACAAGACGTTGTAAAAGAGGTCAAAGATCTTACCAATGGTTTTGGAACTGACGTTGTTATAGACTTTGTAAATAACAACGTTACATCGGTAAATTCATTTAATATGTTACGAAAAAGAGGTAAGCTAATTATGGTTGGATTATTTGGCGGATCAATGGAGTTGAACCTGCCAATGATCCCCTTGAGAGGGTATACATTGACAGGAGCTTATACTGGAACATTTCAGGATTTGACTGAATTAGTGGAACTTGCATCAGATGGAAAGGTACGTACAGTTTTAGATAGAACATTTGCGCTCGACCAGGTCAATGAAGCTCTACATGATTTAAAGAATGGTAAAATCATTGGACGTGCCATAATAAATCCCAACCAATAA
- a CDS encoding DUF120 domain-containing protein has protein sequence MEITSTQISSLINRSQQTASKILIDLEKEDLIERVKNKKKFGMKLTESGFEILQNIYDLLKISMEESRIKPVLFKGKIVTGMGEGAYYMSLEGYKKQFQNKLGYEPFPGTLNVKIEDKNYMNSRKDLINYPSIYIDGFKNSDRTFGWVRCYPATITQEPKLPREMIESQQPDILNDVHVLLLERTHHNNNLIEVIGPLNLKESSNLKNGDSVVIRIKESVRNTQRS, from the coding sequence TTGGAAATAACCAGTACTCAAATAAGTAGTCTAATAAATAGGTCACAACAAACAGCTTCAAAGATATTAATCGACCTAGAGAAAGAAGACCTAATAGAGAGGGTAAAAAACAAAAAGAAATTTGGAATGAAGCTTACAGAATCAGGTTTTGAAATATTACAGAATATTTATGATTTGTTAAAAATATCTATGGAGGAATCTCGCATCAAACCTGTGCTTTTTAAGGGAAAGATCGTTACTGGGATGGGAGAAGGAGCTTACTATATGTCATTAGAAGGATACAAGAAACAGTTCCAAAATAAACTAGGGTATGAGCCATTCCCTGGAACGCTTAATGTAAAGATTGAAGATAAGAACTATATGAATTCAAGAAAAGATTTGATAAATTACCCCTCTATTTACATTGATGGGTTCAAAAATTCTGATAGAACTTTTGGCTGGGTTAGATGCTATCCAGCTACGATAACTCAAGAGCCAAAGCTTCCTAGAGAGATGATTGAATCACAGCAGCCTGATATTTTAAATGATGTTCATGTTCTTTTATTAGAAAGGACCCATCATAACAACAACCTGATAGAGGTCATTGGTCCTCTGAACTTAAAAGAGTCTTCCAATCTAAAAAATGGAGATAGTGTTGTAATAAGAATTAAAGAATCTGTGAGAAACACTCAAAGATCATAA
- a CDS encoding GNAT family N-acetyltransferase, producing MDCDIIDILKSNEIEFCKSWSNKTITLTDSFQILAYRALKGDYFLNRVILLQGIEESKRGEELILSIVSQLKEISKVQEIDVYIHIDDNLSFIKSILEKNGFRSIDKLTGLINVVRDQKYFSKNDYEKQEQVVDIESCKVVSSVEEFDDWLDIYLNSFGIDIQKRTTIRTSLQKENFSQSKLILYEQELDDKKNNHNSLRALGCCLLFPSNGVLGLYCLGTDKKFRNTGIASSIIDFAISYANTKGYDFLGLQALHSDNTTGFYQRRGFKKVYIKTIFSLSIS from the coding sequence TTGGATTGCGATATTATTGATATCTTAAAATCAAATGAAATTGAATTTTGCAAGAGTTGGAGTAATAAGACAATTACCCTTACCGACTCTTTTCAAATCTTAGCCTATCGAGCGTTAAAAGGCGACTATTTCCTCAACAGGGTCATTCTACTTCAGGGGATTGAGGAGTCTAAAAGGGGAGAAGAGCTTATTTTATCAATCGTATCACAACTTAAAGAAATTTCCAAAGTACAAGAAATAGATGTTTACATCCATATCGATGATAACCTTTCATTTATTAAATCAATCCTTGAGAAGAACGGCTTTAGAAGTATCGATAAATTGACAGGATTGATCAATGTAGTTAGAGACCAAAAATACTTTTCAAAGAATGATTATGAAAAACAAGAACAGGTCGTTGATATCGAATCTTGTAAGGTGGTCAGCTCCGTCGAAGAATTCGATGATTGGCTAGATATTTATTTAAATTCATTTGGAATCGACATACAAAAAAGAACCACTATTCGAACTAGTCTCCAAAAAGAGAATTTTAGTCAAAGTAAACTAATTTTGTATGAACAAGAACTCGATGATAAAAAAAATAACCATAATAGTTTAAGAGCTTTGGGCTGTTGCTTGCTTTTCCCTTCAAATGGTGTCTTAGGTCTGTACTGCTTAGGTACCGATAAAAAGTTCCGAAATACTGGTATTGCTTCAAGCATTATAGACTTCGCAATATCTTATGCTAATACGAAAGGATATGATTTTCTAGGCCTTCAAGCTTTGCATAGCGATAATACAACAGGATTTTATCAAAGACGAGGTTTCAAAAAAGTTTACATCAAAACTATCTTTTCTCTTTCTATCAGTTAG
- a CDS encoding adenylyltransferase/cytidyltransferase family protein has product MNSIQRFLLCSIYSNNLIDSRIPSPILPYLMKKLELEVTFYNNQLASLEDLGLIVIKQNEQDSGTGSANTTCTLTNLGREQIKVVLVGGVFDLLHVGHIHTLKSAKSLGDVLIIVVATDSTVSNLKKNRKIYHDEKSRLELVSSIKFVDKAVIGRKKSIYDTVEFVRPDIIALGYDQTHDEIAMKKNCLDRGLNLDVVRLSSPIPELKSSLIKSELGNSFYDL; this is encoded by the coding sequence ATGAATTCGATACAACGGTTCCTATTATGTTCGATATATAGCAACAATTTGATTGATAGCCGAATTCCTAGTCCAATATTGCCATATTTGATGAAAAAATTGGAACTCGAAGTGACCTTTTATAATAATCAATTAGCTAGTCTTGAAGACCTAGGCTTAATTGTTATAAAGCAAAATGAACAAGATTCTGGGACAGGTTCAGCGAATACAACGTGTACACTTACTAACTTGGGTCGTGAACAAATTAAAGTTGTGCTAGTGGGCGGGGTATTTGACCTACTTCATGTTGGTCATATTCATACATTAAAATCTGCAAAATCATTAGGCGATGTCCTGATAATTGTAGTCGCAACTGATTCCACCGTTAGCAACTTGAAAAAAAATCGCAAGATTTATCATGATGAAAAAAGTCGTTTAGAGCTAGTTTCATCTATAAAATTTGTAGACAAAGCAGTAATAGGGAGAAAAAAATCGATATATGATACAGTAGAATTTGTTAGGCCAGATATCATCGCTTTGGGATACGACCAAACCCATGATGAAATAGCTATGAAAAAGAACTGTCTTGATCGAGGTTTGAACCTTGATGTTGTCAGACTTTCTTCACCAATTCCAGAACTCAAAAGTTCTTTAATTAAAAGCGAATTGGGAAATTCCTTTTATGATCTTTGA